The DNA sequence CTCGAGCCGGCCACCAGCCGGCGCATCGCTGCGTTGGCGTTCCCGGCGCTGGGCGTGCTGGCCGCCGAACCCCTGTACCTGTTGTTCGACCTTGCCGTCGTGGGCCGTCTCGGAGCGGTCAGCTTGGCGGCTTTGGCCATCGGGGCGCTGATCATGGGCGTGTTGAGTTCGCAGCTGACGTTCCTGGCGTACGGCACCACAGCCCGCGCGGCCCGCTTCTACGGGATCGGTGACCGCCGCGCGGCGATCGGCGAAGGAGTGCAGGCGACCTGGCTGGCGCTGGGGATCGGCACCGCCATCGTGCTCACGGTTCAACTCTTCGCGCGACCGCTGGTCTCGGCGCTGGCCGGCGCCTCGGCAGGCGGTGAGGTCGCCGACGCCGCCGTGCCCTGGGTGCGCATCGCCAGCCTGGCGGTACCGGCGATTCTCGTGGCGGCGGCGGGCAACGGCTGGATGCGCGGTGTCCAGGACACGGTGCGTCCGCTGCGCTATGTCGTGGTCGGGTTCGCGCTGTCGGCGGTGTTGTGTCCGACGCTGGTCTACGGGCTGATGGGTGCCCCGGAGCTGGGTCTGTCGGGTTCTGCGGTGGCCAACGTCGTCGGGCAGTGGCTGGCCGCGGGACTGTTCATCCGCGCGTTGATCGTCGAGCGGGTCCCGCTCGGATTGCGGGCGTCGGTGCTGAAGGCGCAGGTGGTGATGGGCCGAGACCTGGTGTTGCGGACGATGGCGTTTCAGGCGTGCTTCGTGTCCGCCGGTGCCGTCGCGGCCCGCTTCGGGGCGGCCGCGGTGGCCGCCCATCAGGTCGTCCTGCAGCTGTGGAATTTCCTGGCGCTGGTGCTCGATTCGCTGGCCATCGCGGCGCAGTCGTTGGTCGGTGCCGCATTGGGGGCGGGTCAGCTGACGCACGCGAAGTCGGTGGCCTGGCGGGTGACGGTGTTCTCGGCGGTCGCCGCGGCGGTGCTGGCCGCGGTGTTCGCGCTGGGGTCTTCGGTGTTGCCGTCGGTGTTCACCGACGATCGCGCGGTACTCGGCGAGATCAGTGTGCCGTGGTGGTTCCTGGTGGCCCAGCTGCCGATCGCCGGG is a window from the Mycolicibacterium poriferae genome containing:
- a CDS encoding MATE family efflux transporter codes for the protein MTDALEPATSRRIAALAFPALGVLAAEPLYLLFDLAVVGRLGAVSLAALAIGALIMGVLSSQLTFLAYGTTARAARFYGIGDRRAAIGEGVQATWLALGIGTAIVLTVQLFARPLVSALAGASAGGEVADAAVPWVRIASLAVPAILVAAAGNGWMRGVQDTVRPLRYVVVGFALSAVLCPTLVYGLMGAPELGLSGSAVANVVGQWLAAGLFIRALIVERVPLGLRASVLKAQVVMGRDLVLRTMAFQACFVSAGAVAARFGAAAVAAHQVVLQLWNFLALVLDSLAIAAQSLVGAALGAGQLTHAKSVAWRVTVFSAVAAAVLAAVFALGSSVLPSVFTDDRAVLGEISVPWWFLVAQLPIAGVVFAIDGVLLGAGDARFMRTATLVSALVGFLPLIWLSLAFGWGLLGIWSGLTTFMVLRLAFVGWRVLSGRWLVAGT